One Terriglobales bacterium genomic region harbors:
- the tnpB gene encoding IS66 family insertion sequence element accessory protein TnpB (TnpB, as the term is used for proteins encoded by IS66 family insertion elements, is considered an accessory protein, since TnpC, encoded by a neighboring gene, is a DDE family transposase.) — translation MPLRCSGWCKPWRRYRVFGFGAATRIYLAVGATDMRKGFEGLYGLVRDRLQCQPLSGHVFLFCNAQRNRLKLLVWDGSGLWVCAKKLSKGRFRWPQPQRGEVKVILSQEELAMLLGGIDLNQAHRRRSWYRSQIDNDEVGPDRINTAQNDCIPQLSSATK, via the coding sequence ATGCCGCTACGCTGCAGCGGCTGGTGCAAGCCTTGGAGACGATATAGGGTGTTTGGCTTCGGGGCAGCAACGCGGATTTATTTGGCGGTGGGAGCAACCGACATGCGCAAGGGATTTGAAGGTCTCTATGGGCTGGTGCGTGACCGATTGCAATGCCAACCGCTCAGTGGCCACGTATTTTTGTTTTGTAACGCGCAGCGGAACCGGCTGAAGCTGCTGGTGTGGGACGGAAGTGGGCTGTGGGTCTGCGCCAAGAAATTGTCCAAGGGGCGATTTCGCTGGCCGCAACCGCAGAGGGGAGAAGTCAAGGTCATCCTCAGTCAGGAAGAACTGGCGATGTTGTTGGGTGGCATTGATCTGAATCAGGCGCACCGTCGGCGGTCTTGGTACAGAAGCCAGATTGACAACGACGAAGTTGGTCCCGACCGCATA